Sequence from the Eleutherodactylus coqui strain aEleCoq1 chromosome 13, aEleCoq1.hap1, whole genome shotgun sequence genome:
catacatagttattagagcgcccccttgttacagtcctgggtataatagatgttgggagagatctctatattggcccctgatatattcatacatagttattagagcgcctctcagctttttttttttgtctgttttaataaaagaaacaattttgatagcctctctgggtagtgtagtccgctcattccatttattactttagttgtccatctttgtacccgctcaacctCTGATATGTTTTTCTTGAGTATCGGtggccaaaactgtccacaatattccatgtgtggtctgaccagggacttgtaaagaggaagaacaatgttctcataatGAGCCTCATGATTTCTTCTGATGCTCCTATGAtcctgtttgccttggcagcagctgcttgacactggttgctccagataAGTTTACACTTATCTAAAATgaccaagtccttctccatgtcagtgtccctagtggtttcccatttagtgtgtaatggtgacatgtatttcctctgcccatgtgcagaaccgtacatttatcagtgttccacctcatttgtcacttttctgccccaacttatcccgctcctccagcagccacattctctcctcttgtgttaattacacaCGCAATTATGCGCATATAATATGTAGTGAAAAGAaccaattgatttttttttccccctcgctGCAGGTCTGACATTAGCACCACGAGGCACTTTATCCTGCGGGTTTTGGATGACATTTCTTATCTACTTTGCTTGTTCTGTAATACAATTCGTATTTTCCGCATGCCAAGCGGAACTGAAAATACCCAGTGTATGCCATGTGTAACCCAGCTGGCAGCACCCGTTGTTCCTGGCAGTGTATGCAGGCCTGCCGTAGCCTCCGCCCATGGATGAGATGCCTTACTCTAGGTTTCTCTGGTGAGCGGTGTAATGCCCCCAGTTAGTTTTTAGCACTTTAGAAGGTCCTTTTTACTAAGAACGTTTGACTTGTCTCTGTGACCCTCTATATGTAGATATAGCATATCTGATGCTGCTGAGAAGAGATGTCAGTGCGTCACATATCCCAGCACTCCAGTAAGAGAATGGCCTCCCCGAGGCACAGGTACGCATACAGGTGCGCAGCAATCATACAACTGCTCCACATGGTGCATTGAAATGTTTTATTACAAGGCAAATGTCACTAGATGATGCAGCACAGCCCGCTCTGAACTAATATAAAAGAGTCCTGAGACCACCCGAGGGGCTGCCCGCTGACGATCGGACTCACCCTGACAGCAGCTTTGACTAGAATAACTTAATAAATATTTGGTTTGCATGAACAGAACCCGTCAGCTTCAGTGATGAACTCTTTGCCGATTACCCTGTAGGCCGTGTGGCATTTGCAAGAGATACGTTCCCTGCATGCAGAAGTTgatgcgcaccccccccccccccttttagcccCTAAAACTTTGCGTTTCTAGGTTGCTTTCCCTTTTTGTACATATGACCGGATCCAGCATGTTGGGACttgggaggaggaaggtttattgCACTGTGCGCTACACTGTCCCATTAAGGCTTTGGCAGCTTTTGCTTAGCACCTCGGCTCTGCCCATGTCCATCTCCAGAAAATCATCCGGCGTTTCCTGCGCTCCCTGACATAGAGGTGGCTTCCTCCTGCATAATCCTGTCCTGCATGGTCTAACCAAGGCTAGAAATAGGGCCCCTAGCGCCATCCCTACAGCGCAAGAGTAGAATGCGGAGCCATAGTTCTGCGTCCAGTCCACCAGCACTCCTGCAAAAGAGAGGGTCATTAATGGTGATGTCTGACGAAGCCAGGCATAGCCAATAAATCCAGAGCCTTCACGTACCTCTACATCCCAGTGCAGCCCCCAATGCTATGCCAGCTCTATGCAGGGAGGGACACAACATTGGATCAGAACATGAATCCTATACATCCCTGCACTGTCCTAGATTGCCACATGCATGGTGTTCACTGCACACTCATCCCGCGAGCCGTAAGAGTGAAGAACcgcattagggcccttttacacggaacgactatcgttcaaaaaataaaaatgggatcATATTAATTTGTACGATagtcgttcagtataaacacggCCAACAATTGAACAACGAGCGAGAAGGTTTGCTTCCCGTTCGTCATGTCATGCAGGCATAATAACAATAGTTTGCTCGCTTACACATTGTTGCATGTAAACAGCAATCGCTTAGCCATTTACATTCACCAATGGTGAATGCGAATAACTTAACGATTTACGAGTGAACAATTGGTCTGCCTGTATAGACAGGCTGCAGGAGCGAACAGGGTCATGATTCACTTGTGCGAATGATGGAAAAGGAGCTTCAGACCAGGTAGTGCCTCACTGATGCCAAGGCTCCTCTAGTCTGTGAACGCAAAGTGCTGTGGATGTCCTAGATCACACGTGTCAAACAAGGCCCGTGGGTCGAGTGCAGcctgctgcctcattttatgtggcccagcAGCCAtactttaaaagggttatccaagaCCACACTCTTGGGATATAGCGGTCCAGAGCGGAagctgcctgcagttacaagtgcttcTGCTTCGACCCCCAGCAGGCGCTGCCTAGCTGGCCCCTTTTAAAGGAATTCTCCTCTCACCTGCAGCTCCGGTCCAGCGGTGCAATGTAGAGTCTGTAACCGCTGATGTCTGCACCAAGGTGAGAGGTAAGCGGTCAGACTCCGCAGCAACTGCTGCCGCAAGACTGGAGCGGCAGGCTGGGGTTTGTGTAaggcctgtagggatgctgcctggcccaAGGCCAATAGAGAGATCGCTATTGGCTTCTGGCTGGGCAGAATCCCTGGGACTATGATTAGGGACACTCTGTTAATACTACGGTCCgctatggaaggggggggggggggcttcactattagggcttgttcacatgggcccAAGTGCATTTCGGGTCgtacaaatacactgcatatttccaCAAGCAAAAAAAATCGTACACCTGTTTTTCAGCTGCTTGGTCCCtttatgtgtgcaaatacactgcacAAGCAAAAAAGACCGCCAACAGGCTCACTAAAATCATGCGCAATTATACAgtgaatacgcaccaaaataggtcaggctatgtatttttcaatgcaattgcacatcgcgtgaaaaaaatacgCTAATGTGAACTGAACTATTGAAGTCCCTTACAACTACAACTGACTCCATGAAGGCAGCCGTAAGATGTGGGCCtcagtgaaaaggagtttgacacccctgtcctAGATGCTCTTCACTACTGCAGCCTATGATTACGTGAGCAGTAGTAACCCACTGTTGTGTGCGCTTCCACTATCTTTCTGGACCTTCTCTTATAAAACACAAGTGGAATAGTCTATATGTATAGTAATGTCTGATCCAGCAGTGTAACACTGAGACCAGATTATATGGGACTTATCCTAGTCACCTGGCCTCTTGAAATAACCTGCGATTAGGTGTAATTCTGCAGCTATTAGACTATTAGATAAGGGCTTAGATATGGCACAAGTTCTCTGTGAAGCCGCAGTTATGCAAAGCAGTAGAGGTCGGACCCCCACAGTCAGACTTTTTCCAACTAGTTCAGTCAATATAAAAACTTGTAAAATTAAtgacttataattagagatgagcgagcaccaaaatgctcgggtgctcgttactcgggacgaaattatcgcgatgctcgagggttcgtttcaaataacgaaccccattgaagtcaatgggcgacccgagcatttttgtatttcgccgatgctcgctaaggttttcatgtgtgaaaatctggtcaattcaagaaagtgatgggaacgacacagcaacgaatagggcaggcgtggggctacatgttgggctgcatctcaagttcacaggtcccactattaagccacaatagcggcaagaggaggaaccgcaggcacactgcagagggttggcacggctaggcagcgaccctctttaaaaggggcggggcgatagcccacaatgctgtacagaatcaatgagaaatccaatcctgtgccacctccatctggagctgcacacgtgggcatagcaatggggaacctatgtgccacacactattcattctgtcaaggtgtctgcatgccccagtcagaccgcggttttttataaatagtcaaaggcatgtacaactccgcaatgggaattccgtgtgcacccacagcatgggtggctccctggaacccacccgctgtacataaatgtatcccattgcagtgcccatcacagctgaggtaatgttgtggttaatgcaggtgggcttcggcccacactgcatgccccagtcagactggggttctttacaagtggacagatgtagtaacaactccctgtggacccacagcatgggtgggtgccaggaagccactggcgatacataaaaatatcccattgcattgcccaacacagctgaggtagtaatgttgtgcttaatgcaggtgggcttcggcccacactgcatgccccagtctgactggggttctttagaagtggacacatgcagttacaactccgtgtggaccgacagcatgggtggctccctggaacccaccggcggtacataaatacatcccattgcagtgcccagcacagctgaggtaatgtcagctttaatgcaggtgggctaaaaattcatttgattacactgtaggcgagggcccacaaaaattggtgtaccaacagtactaatgtacctgagaaaaattgcccatgcccaaccgagtgggcaggtgaaacccattaatcgctttggttaatgtggcttaattggtaactaggcctggaggcagcccagttgaacgaaagcattgaaacgtataaaaattgtttagaaaaattatatgagtgagccttatggccctaagaaaaattgcccgttcggcgtgattacgtgaggtttcaagaggaggaggaatattatacacagattgatgaagcagaaaaggtccccgtttttgatggggatacagaacgatgcttccatccgcgggtgcagcctacgtattgcttaggtatcgctgctgtccgctggtggagaagagaagtctggtgaaatccaggctttgttcatctttatgagtgtaagcctgtcggcactgtcatttgacaggcgggtacgcttatccgtgatgattcccccagccacactaaacacacactctgacaagacgctagccgcaggacaagcaagcacctccagggcatacagcgcgagttcaggccacgtgtccagcttcaacacccagtagttgtagggggcagaggcgtcaccgaggacggtgctgcaatcggctatgtactccctcaccatccttttacagtgctcccgccaactcagccttgactggggaccggtgacacagtcttgctggggagccataaagctgtcaaaggccttagagagtgttcccctgcctgcgctgtacatgctgcctgatctctgcgcctcccctgctacctgggccgcggaaatgcgccttcggccactagcgctgtcggatgggaagtttaccatcagtttgtccaccagcgccctgtggtatagcatcattctcgaacctctttcctcttcgggaatgagagtgaaaaggctctccttataccgtggatcgagcagtgtgtacacccagtaatccgtagtggccagaatgcgtgtaacgctagggtcacgagaaaggcatcctaacatgaagtcagccatgtgtgccagggtacctgtacgcaacacatggctgtcctcactcggaagatcactttcaggatcctcctcctcctctggccatacacgctgaaaggatgacaggcaagcagcatctgtcccctcagcagtgggccaagctgtctcttccccctcctcctcctcctcctctggccatacacgctgaaaggatgacaggcaagcagcatctgtcccctcagcagtgggccaagctgtctcttccccctcctcctcaacgcgctgagatatagacatgaggttgctctgactatccagcgacatactgtcttcccccgcctccgtttctgattccaaagcgtctgcctttatgctttgcagggaacttctcaagaggcatagcagaggaatggtgacgctaatgattgcagtatccccgctcaccatctgggtagactcctcaaattttccaaggacctggcagatggctgccaaccaggcccactcttctgtaaataattgaggaggctgactcccactgcgccgcgcaagttggaattccactatagctctacgctgctcatagagtctggccaacatgtggagcgtagagttccactgtgtgggcacgtcgcacagcagtcggtgcactggcagattaaaccgatgttgcagtgtccgcagggtggcagcgtgcgtgtgggatttgcggaaatgtgcgcagagctggcgcacctttccgagcagctatgacaagtgggggtagcttttcagaaagcgctgaaccaccaaattaaagacatgggccaggcatggcacgtgcgtgaggctgccaagctgcagagccgccaccaggttacggccgttgtcacacacgaccatgcccggttggaggctcaggggcgcaagacagcggtcggtctgctctgtcagaccctgcagcagttcgtgggccgtgtggctcttctctcctaagctgagtagtttcagcacggcctgctgacacttgcccaccgctgtgctgccacgccgtgtgacaccgactgctggcgacatgctgctgctgctgacacatcttgattgcgagacagaggttgcgtaggaggaggagggtttagtggaggaagcatacaccgccgcagataccaccaccgagctggggcacgcaattcggggggtgggtaggacgtgagcggtcccaggctttgactctctcccagcctccactaaattcacccaatgtgccgtcagggagatatagtggccctgcccgcctgtgcttgtccacgtgtccgttgttaagtggaccttggcagtaaccgcgttggtgagggcgcgtacaatgttgcgggagacgtggtcgtgcagggctgggacggcacatcgggaaaagtagtggcgactgggaaccgagtagcgcggggcagccgccgccatcatgcttttgaaagcctcagtttccacaagcctctacggcagcatctctaggctgatcaattttgcaatgtgcacgtttaacgcttgagcgtgcgggtgcgtggcggcgtacttgcgctcaaactgcggcgctagccacgtctggacgctacgctgagagacattgctggatggggccgaggacagcggaggtgatggtgtgggtgcaggccaggagacggtagtgcctgtgtcctcagaggggggttggatctcagtggcaggttggggcacagggggagaggcagtggtgcaaaccggaggcggtgaacgggcatcgtcccaccttgtggggtgcttggccatcatatgcctgcgcatgctggtggtatatAAGGTGAAATATAAAGCGATGGCAGCATACACGGTGATTTCAAAatggtttttccttttatttccttcacAGATGGTGATACAACGTTTCGACTTGCGTCTTTTTCAAGTATGTGTCCATCCCTTGCGGGTGTTTAAAAGTGTGCTGCTGACATCCATTTACAtacttgcgcatgctggtggtggtgcctccccagctgatcttggcgcgacaaaggttgcacaccactgttcgtcggtcgtcaggcgtctctgtgaaaaactaccacaccgtagagcaccttgacctctgcagggtggcatggcgcgagaaggcgctttgggaaccagttggtggattattcggtctggccctgcctctacccctggccaccgcactggctcggcctgtgcccacaccctgacttgggcctctgtgtcctcgcccacgtcctataggcctacccctacccctcagcatggtgtattaccagtgatttgatttcccagccaggaaataaattggcgcaagcctgcaggccaaatagaatttttgccctttttttttaaaggaaaggcccactgcatatattcaatcaataaaatatgtcttctggccctgcctacacaattctgtccctgtagtattactgcagggcgcaatgctctgcacggccgatttggaaaaaaaaaaaatgtgcaacactgctaacagcagcctccacagtactgcacactgttagatgtggccctaagaagggccgttgagggttcttgaagcctacactaactcctaacactctccctgcctaaccaccacttctgtccctgtagtattactgcagggcgcaatgctctgcacggccgatttggaaaaaaaaaaaaaatgtgcaacactgctaacagcagcctccacactactgcacacggttagatgtgaccctaagaaggaccgttggggttcttgaagcctacactaactcctaacgctctccctacagcagctccaacactatagcactgtccctcagctatctcacaaggcatctgaggcgagccgcaggaggggccgacttttatactcgggtgacatctgatctccccagccactcacagcaggggggtggtatagggctggaacgtcacagggggaagttgtaatgccttccctgtctttcaattggccagaaaagcgcgctaacgtctcagagaggaaactgaaagtaacccgaacatcgcgtggtactcgttacgagtaacgagcatcccgaacaccctaatattcgcccaagcatcaagctcggacgagtacgttcgctcatctctacttataatcgAAATTTGCTCCAATTGTgtaaggcttatttttggtcaAACATTAGGATGCAAACCTTTGTAGTTCACTCGTTGTGTTATTTCTGTAGTTCCCCGACCTACAATCCATGCTGAAAGCTATAAAACTTTGCATCTACAAGAGAACAGTGGTCTTACCTCCGAGAGGTGGTCCGGCCAGCCCTGCAATGCTCTGGATGAACACGTAGACTCCCACACCAGACGACATCTTCTCAATTCCAACAATGTCATCTTCAGCCAACAGAGGAATGTGAGTACCCGTCACCGTGCCCAACATGAGACCGAAGAACATGCTACAAACCATCAGCCCCCAGAAATTGCAAGCAAAGGGGAAAGCGATCAAGGCGAGGCATAGCAGCACGACAAAGATAAGTTCGATGTAGATCTTGCGGATTGGTTTCTTATTGAGCAGCCAGCCAGCACCAATTCTCCCAAAGACCTCAGAAATGGCCATGGAAGATAGCAGGTATGCCGACAAGTCCTTGTCTATACCCAGGCTGAGGCTGAGAGGGATTATATACAGCGATGGAGCAAAAAATCCAAGGGTGGCAAAGAGACCAAAAAGAGCATAGCATATAAAACTGGAATTTCTTAAGATGGAAAAGTCTAGAAGAGGAGGCGTCTTGTCAGAGTCCGGTTGTACAGCGATTTCTTGTCTTTCCGTTGACCCTTCTGTTCTCTTATCAGATTTCACATTGGTTGGGAGGTTTTTTGGTGAGGTAGATACTTCTACTCCAGAGTCAATGGAGTCTAATGATGTGAGTGTCTGCTCATTTTCCAGCATGAAGGCACTCTCAAGGTTTTCAGGCTTTGGAAGTTCCTTGGTTTCTTCTTGGGCTTTGATGACTACTGGCCTGAGTAATGCACCACAGACCATGAtgttcagctgcagcgcccctACTATCAGCATACAATACCTCCACCCGACCTGCTCGATTAATGTTGTGATGGCTGAAATGAAAAATAAGAAAGGTTTCGgttaggttatgttcacatcaGATCCGTGTCCAAAATCCCAGACAAAACGACGCTGCGTGCTGCGCCATTTCAAACGGTAGAAGACTGGGCAACATGACTGACACCCGATGAACGTCATTCTAGTCAGTGGGACCCATTGTGTGCTGTTCACGTCAGTGATGTGACGTATCTGGCGCTAGCGTGATTTTCATAATTTAACTCTTATGACCGAGTCAGACAATGGAAACCCAGTCCAGATATGAGCAGGGCGTTAGTCATATCTTCACCCAAAGTGAAAGAGCAAAACATGTGCTAGACTGTGGGAAAGTATTATATCCGTACACGAGTACTAGTCCATCACTGGATTTACTGAATTAGACCTGTGTACCCATCAGAGGTCACAGTATATAATAATGCGCAGAAGAGTAAAAATACTCCTCCGACTAATTAGTGAAAGTGCCGGACAAAGTTTACaggaacttaaaggagatgtcccgcgccgaaacgggtttttttttttttcaaccccccccccccgttcggcgcgagacaaccccgatgcaggggttaaaaaaaccacccgcacagcgcttacctgaatcccggcggtccggcgtcttcatactcacctgctgaagatggccgccgggatcctctgtcttcgtggaccgcagctcttctgtgcggtccactgccgattccagcctcctgattggctggaatcggcacgtgacggggcggagctacacggagccgctctctggcacgagcggctccatagaagactgcagaagacccggactgcgcaagcgcggctaatttggccatcggagggcgaaaattagtcggctccatgggaacgaggacgctagcaacggagcaggtaagtaaaaaactttttataacttctgtatggctcataattaatgcacaatgtatattacaaagtgcattattatggccatacagaagtgtatagacccacttgctgcctcgggacatctcctttaaattaaaaTTATATAGGAGTGTgtgatgtatttttctcattttattgcACTAGGAACTTGAACACGCGGTcccctgtacaatacactgcaatatctcTGTATTGCAGTCTGCCTGTCACTGTTGCTTGATAGATAGACTGGAACATAGAGCAGAAATAGGAGCCTTCACGGGTTCGGGGCTGCCATTCCAACCCAACGGTGTGTAGCACGAGCAAAGGGCCCTGCTGGTTAATGGCTTTGATGCAGTGGTGACACCAACCACTTGTATGGCATGGTCAAACAGCTGATTAGAGCTAGCTTTGATCGCATCCAGGTGTGGGCCATTTCTCACAGCCAACAACCAGAGTATGGACTTGGCTCTCAATACCACTCCATAACTCGCACATCCCTGGAGGCAAGTTATGTACATTTAGGTCATCGGTCAAGGAGTTAATAGTTGTGCAAACTACAAGTGGATCAAGGTGTGAAAAAGAACGATGTGAACAAATTAGATAGTGCAGCAGGTAAAAACAGCAAAGTTCAACCTAAGGGGTATAAATTGGATGGCAGGGTGTGCCCTAAAAGTACATGTACCGCCTCACTTACTCTTTATTTCCAACTTCTACAATAATAATGACTACCCACTAATAATGCAGAAGGTTGAGAGAACCCATTTACATGTATGATGCCATTTAACTGGCAATATTCCAGCGGTGGAATTAGTTTCATCCATACATTATGAGCCCTTCCATTATGGGCAGTTGTGCATTGTGATCCCAGTCTGACCACCAGCCCAAAGCTTGCTCTCCTGTGTAGACTGGACATCGGTCCCCCTATGTGGAGGGCTACATTACCATCTATAGAACCTCTCTTGACACCCTTCCCCACCAAGCCATGTTATTGTTCCTCTGAATGCCCCCTCATGTAAAGAGTGCTGTGCTATAGTAGGTGGGCGATAAGCAGCCATCATAAAACTACCCTGACTTTACTACCAGAGTCTGCGGAATCTCCGGAATATACTAGGAGATGCAGCTTTACACTGGCAGACAAGGAGAAACCCATCACACGCAAGAAGCAGGGGGACTGCATGATGCTGCACCACATAGGACTACACCGACACTATGACCTAGGGGACAAGAGGTTCTATGGGACTGATCTGTCACTTGCTGCCCTCAGAGGACTTCAGACAGCAAGTGCAATGAAGAACCCAACCACCTTTTCCTCGCGCTGCAAACGTAGAGGCATAATGGGAAATCTAGACTACAATTGTGGAACCTCATCATGGCACATCAACTAACACAAGTTCCAGATAATGCAAGCAGTTCTTAGTAGTAGTCTGGGCTATGTCCACATCCAACAGGTGACTAGGACAGCCTTGTTTCTAGTAATGTTACCCCAACCAGCAGAAGCAGGAGCTGCAAGTCATACTCTACCTGGTGCAAAGGCAAACACGGCAAAACATTCTCCAGTGGAAGCTATGGCGGTGACCAACGAGCGGCGCTTGTCAAAGTACTGTGACAAAATTGTGACGGTGGGAAGGAAGCTGAGACAGTATCCGAGACCTGAAACATAGTGGAGAAACTCAATTGACTCAAGTGTTTGAGGGTCCAACTACAATCCTCATCACTCACGCACTttggctgcagagctgtatgatccATCACTCACCAGACACCATGCCAATGCTGACGTACATCTCGACAACgttgcgtgcaaatgaagccatcATCATTCCCAAGCTGATGAGGAAGCCTCCGAGCATGACCACCGGCCGATGTCCAAAGCGGTTGCTGAGAATCGTCGAGATGGGAGCTATGAAAAGACAGAGGAACGAAGCACCTGTACGTGAATGGGAGCGATACGGCATTAGGATATTCTATGCCCTGCGCCTATTATCAGGGGGCCCATGTGCTGTCAGTAAAGGATGGGTAAGGCTTCAGGTCCCTAGGGACAATCACTAATCCTGCTGCAGCGCTATAGATTCAGCTTGCGGCCGTCAGTCCTGTATACTACTATCCTTAACAAGCGAGACGGGTTTGTTCTACCTCCTTCCTCCGATACAGCTCTAAGGCAGCCATCACCGGGGCGTGTTTGCACGCATGATACACAGAGattagaacccgttgatttcaataggctcgcTCTCACTAATAGTTTCTGTGCATTCTGCGTGCGCTAATAAAGggaaaaacaaaacgcagcatgctctattttattgcgcaccaaaggccccatcaAAGCCTACGGTAGGTGCGCGATACACTGCAAAGTGtaagagaaaagaacacatctggaactaattaggctaaatagcctttaaaatcagggCGCAGCTGTGTCCCACACCCCATGTGAAAAGACCCCGCAAGCACAAAGAGTGCagtaatatgcaaaaaaaacaaaaaacacattaacGGCGCAGCTGtgttaatttttttgcgcatacaccCGTGTGGGTCCAGCATAACTGTCAGTTTAGACAAGCCCATTATATTTTGaaggagcgagtgacgtcaccgctagctcatTTGCTCTCGTGCAgctcgtttagacaggcagatacatcgttggac
This genomic interval carries:
- the SLC16A6 gene encoding monocarboxylate transporter 7 isoform X2 — translated: MRDLKKCSGANIYTKVPDGGWGWAVAVAFFFVEVFTYGVIKSFGVFFKDLMNYFDESNSRISWIISICVFVLTFTAPISTILSNRFGHRPVVMLGGFLISLGMMMASFARNVVEMYVSIGMVSGLGYCLSFLPTVTILSQYFDKRRSLVTAIASTGECFAVFAFAPAITTLIEQVGWRYCMLIVGALQLNIMVCGALLRPVVIKAQEETKELPKPENLESAFMLENEQTLTSLDSIDSGVEVSTSPKNLPTNVKSDKRTEGSTERQEIAVQPDSDKTPPLLDFSILRNSSFICYALFGLFATLGFFAPSLYIIPLSLSLGIDKDLSAYLLSSMAISEVFGRIGAGWLLNKKPIRKIYIELIFVVLLCLALIAFPFACNFWGLMVCSMFFGLMLGTVTGTHIPLLAEDDIVGIEKMSSGVGVYVFIQSIAGLAGPPLGGVLVDWTQNYGSAFYSCAVGMALGALFLALVRPCRTGLCRRKPPLCQGAQETPDDFLEMDMGRAEVLSKSCQSLNGTV
- the SLC16A6 gene encoding monocarboxylate transporter 7 isoform X1, with amino-acid sequence MWAARALLLFSCPRCLKMRDLKKCSGANIYTKVPDGGWGWAVAVAFFFVEVFTYGVIKSFGVFFKDLMNYFDESNSRISWIISICVFVLTFTAPISTILSNRFGHRPVVMLGGFLISLGMMMASFARNVVEMYVSIGMVSGLGYCLSFLPTVTILSQYFDKRRSLVTAIASTGECFAVFAFAPAITTLIEQVGWRYCMLIVGALQLNIMVCGALLRPVVIKAQEETKELPKPENLESAFMLENEQTLTSLDSIDSGVEVSTSPKNLPTNVKSDKRTEGSTERQEIAVQPDSDKTPPLLDFSILRNSSFICYALFGLFATLGFFAPSLYIIPLSLSLGIDKDLSAYLLSSMAISEVFGRIGAGWLLNKKPIRKIYIELIFVVLLCLALIAFPFACNFWGLMVCSMFFGLMLGTVTGTHIPLLAEDDIVGIEKMSSGVGVYVFIQSIAGLAGPPLGGVLVDWTQNYGSAFYSCAVGMALGALFLALVRPCRTGLCRRKPPLCQGAQETPDDFLEMDMGRAEVLSKSCQSLNGTV